One Cedecea neteri DNA segment encodes these proteins:
- a CDS encoding GNAT family N-acetyltransferase, translated as MKPVVVRHAEPGDAEALQKMYAHPALYRDTLQLPHPSLKAWHDRITDPRPGSRHLVACIDDEIVGQLTLTVEQSPRRSHVATFGMGVHYDHQGKGIASALLKEMVGLCDKWLRIERIELTVYTDNAAALAVYRKFGFEVEGTGKRFALRDGEYVDAYFMARFKPE; from the coding sequence ATGAAACCAGTTGTTGTGCGTCACGCCGAACCTGGCGATGCGGAAGCTTTACAAAAAATGTATGCCCATCCGGCGCTTTACCGCGACACGCTGCAGCTACCTCATCCCTCTCTAAAAGCCTGGCATGACCGAATTACCGATCCCCGGCCGGGGAGCCGACATCTGGTGGCATGCATCGACGATGAGATTGTGGGGCAGCTAACGCTCACGGTGGAGCAGTCTCCGCGCCGCAGTCACGTCGCCACTTTCGGCATGGGCGTGCATTACGATCATCAAGGAAAAGGCATCGCTTCGGCTTTGCTTAAGGAAATGGTTGGCCTGTGCGATAAGTGGCTGCGCATCGAGCGGATAGAGCTGACGGTGTATACCGATAACGCGGCTGCGCTGGCGGTGTACCGTAAGTTTGGCTTCGAAGTGGAAGGCACCGGGAAGCGCTTTGCGCTGCGCGACGGCGAGTATGTGGATGCCTATTTTATGGCGCGTTTTAAGCCGGAGTGA
- the ugpE gene encoding sn-glycerol-3-phosphate ABC transporter permease UgpE: MIENRRGLTIFSHTMLILGIIVILFPLYVAFVAATLDNKAVFDTPMTLIPGTHLWENISYIWTNGVAVNSAPFGRMLFNSTVMALVITIGKIAVSMLSAFAIVWFRFPLRNLFFWMIFITLMLPVEVRIFPTVEVISNLKMLDSYTGLTLPLMASATATFLFRQFFMTLPDELMEAARIDGASPMRFFFDIVLPLSKTNLAALFVITFIYGWNQYLWPLLIITDADLGTAVAGIKSMIASGDGVTQWNQVMAAMLLTLVPPVVIVLVMQRAFVRGLVDSEK, from the coding sequence ATGATTGAGAACCGTCGCGGGCTGACTATTTTCAGCCACACCATGCTGATTCTGGGCATCATCGTCATTCTGTTCCCGCTGTACGTGGCGTTTGTTGCCGCGACGCTGGACAACAAAGCCGTCTTCGATACGCCGATGACGCTGATCCCTGGCACTCACCTGTGGGAAAACATCAGCTATATCTGGACCAACGGCGTGGCGGTCAACAGCGCCCCGTTCGGCCGGATGCTGTTTAACAGCACGGTGATGGCGCTGGTGATCACCATCGGCAAAATCGCCGTGTCGATGCTGTCGGCTTTCGCCATCGTCTGGTTCCGCTTTCCGCTGCGTAACCTGTTCTTCTGGATGATTTTTATCACCCTGATGCTGCCGGTCGAAGTGCGTATTTTCCCGACGGTTGAGGTCATCTCTAACCTGAAAATGCTCGACAGCTACACCGGCCTGACGCTGCCGCTGATGGCGTCGGCCACGGCCACGTTCCTGTTTCGCCAGTTTTTCATGACGCTGCCAGACGAGCTGATGGAAGCGGCACGCATCGACGGCGCCTCGCCGATGCGCTTTTTCTTTGACATCGTGCTGCCGCTGTCCAAAACCAACCTGGCGGCGCTGTTCGTGATCACCTTTATCTATGGCTGGAACCAGTATCTCTGGCCGCTGCTGATTATCACCGATGCCGATTTGGGCACCGCCGTGGCGGGCATCAAGAGCATGATTGCCAGCGGTGATGGCGTGACGCAGTGGAACCAGGTTATGGCAGCGATGCTGCTGACGCTTGTCCCACCGGTTGTTATTGTTTTAGTTATGCAGCGCGCCTTTGTGCGTGGTCTGGTTGATAGTGAGAAATAG
- the ggt gene encoding gamma-glutamyltransferase yields MIKQWKTLRWVAIPALTIGLCLTVIAAPPPVSYGVEMDVYHPVRAEHGMVASVDAAATQVGVDILKQGGNAVDAAVAVGYALAVTHPQAGNIGGGGFMMLRTKDGKTTAIDFREMAPEKASRDMFLDDKGNADSKKSLTSHLASGTPGTVAGFSLALEKYGTMPLNKVVQPAIKLARDGIIVNDALADDLKQYGAEVIPNHANSKAIFWKADGEPLQKGDKLVQANLAKSLEMIAEQGPDAFYKGAIADQISEEMAKNGGLISKADLANYKAIERKPVSGEYRGYEVYSMPPPSSGGIHIVQILNILENFDLAKYGFGSADTLQIMAEAEKYAYADRSEYLGDPDFVKVPWQALTSKAYAKSLAEKIDINKARPSSEIKPGNLAPYESNQTTHFSVVDKDGNAVAVTYTLNTTFGTGIVAGNTGILMNNQMDDFSAKPGVPNVYGLVGGEANAVGPHKRPLSSMSPTIVVKDGKTWLVTGSPGGSRIITTVLQMVVNSIDFGMNVAEATNAPRFHHQWLPDELRVEKGFSPDTLRLLKEKGQNVQVKAAMGSTQSIMIAPDGKLYGASDPRSVDDLTAGY; encoded by the coding sequence ATGATAAAGCAGTGGAAAACTTTGCGCTGGGTCGCGATTCCGGCCCTGACAATCGGGCTGTGTTTGACGGTGATTGCCGCTCCTCCGCCGGTTTCTTATGGTGTGGAAATGGACGTTTACCATCCGGTGCGCGCGGAGCACGGCATGGTGGCTTCGGTGGATGCAGCGGCGACACAGGTGGGCGTCGATATTTTAAAGCAGGGCGGTAATGCGGTAGATGCCGCGGTCGCCGTGGGTTATGCCCTTGCGGTCACGCACCCGCAGGCGGGCAATATCGGCGGCGGTGGTTTTATGATGCTGCGCACCAAAGACGGCAAAACAACCGCGATAGACTTCCGGGAAATGGCGCCGGAAAAAGCCAGTCGGGATATGTTCCTCGACGATAAAGGCAATGCGGACAGCAAGAAGTCGCTGACTTCGCATCTCGCTTCGGGCACCCCTGGCACGGTGGCCGGGTTTAGCCTGGCGCTGGAAAAGTACGGCACTATGCCGCTGAATAAAGTCGTGCAACCGGCTATCAAACTGGCACGGGACGGCATCATTGTGAACGATGCGCTGGCGGACGACCTGAAACAGTACGGGGCGGAGGTGATCCCGAATCACGCCAACAGCAAGGCTATTTTCTGGAAAGCGGACGGAGAGCCTCTGCAGAAAGGTGACAAGCTGGTGCAGGCCAATCTGGCGAAAAGCCTGGAAATGATTGCCGAGCAGGGGCCGGATGCCTTCTACAAAGGGGCGATTGCCGACCAGATTAGTGAAGAGATGGCGAAGAACGGCGGGCTGATAAGCAAAGCGGATTTAGCCAATTACAAAGCCATTGAGCGTAAGCCCGTCAGCGGTGAATACCGGGGCTACGAGGTCTATTCCATGCCGCCGCCGTCTTCCGGTGGGATCCACATCGTGCAGATCCTCAATATTCTCGAAAACTTCGATCTGGCGAAATACGGTTTTGGCAGCGCGGACACCCTGCAAATCATGGCCGAGGCAGAAAAGTATGCCTACGCTGACCGTTCTGAATACCTCGGCGATCCGGACTTTGTGAAAGTGCCGTGGCAGGCGCTGACCAGCAAGGCGTATGCGAAATCGCTGGCGGAGAAAATAGATATCAACAAGGCTCGCCCGTCGAGTGAAATCAAGCCGGGTAACCTGGCGCCGTACGAAAGTAACCAGACCACGCATTTCTCCGTGGTGGATAAAGACGGTAACGCGGTGGCGGTGACTTATACGCTGAATACCACCTTCGGCACCGGGATCGTGGCCGGGAATACCGGCATTCTGATGAACAACCAGATGGATGACTTTTCCGCTAAACCGGGCGTGCCGAACGTGTACGGGCTGGTGGGCGGGGAGGCCAATGCCGTGGGGCCGCACAAGCGTCCGCTATCTTCTATGTCGCCAACTATAGTAGTGAAAGACGGGAAAACCTGGCTGGTCACAGGCAGCCCAGGCGGGAGCCGAATTATCACTACAGTGCTGCAAATGGTAGTTAACAGCATCGATTTTGGCATGAACGTGGCAGAAGCGACCAACGCGCCGCGCTTCCATCATCAGTGGCTGCCTGACGAGCTGCGGGTGGAGAAAGGCTTTAGCCCGGATACGCTCAGGTTGCTGAAAGAGAAGGGGCAAAACGTTCAGGTGAAGGCCGCGATGGGTAGTACGCAAAGTATTATGATTGCGCCGGACGGGAAGCTGTATGGCGCGTCTGATCCACGTTCTGTGGATGATTTAACCGCAGGGTATTGA
- a CDS encoding TonB-dependent siderophore receptor — MRIKIASPGSPIAIFLAGLLSTPAFAVELADKEELADGDTMIVTAEQELKQQPGVSVITAEDLKNNPPVNDLSDIIRKMPGVNLTGNSNSGNRGNNRQIDIRGMGPENTLVLIDGVPATSRNSVRYNWRGERDSRGDTNWVPAEMVERIEVIRGPAAGRYGSGASGGVVNIITKRPTNDWHGSLSLFTSQPEDSKEGDTRRANFNLSGPLAGDALTMRLYGNINRTDADAFDINTAENGSYAAGREGVRNKDINAVLSWKLTPLQIIDFSYGYSRQGNIYAGDTQASNSNISTDGLVESLYGQETNRIYRQSYGISHTGIWDWGTSALNFNYEKTNNTRLDEGTAGRTEGMIESTDSSTSRLNSYRASGNVNFPVQLLFDQTITLGAEWNRDTLDDPGSMLSTSDASVYLPGTSGDPSQRSSQSSATISSLYFEDNISATDSTEVIPGLRLDYHNQFGANWSPSLNISQALGSDFTLKAGISRAFKAPNLYQSSPDYLLLSRGNGCPIGLSQCYLLGNEDLDPEISVNKEIGIEFSHSGYVAGITYFRNDYKNKIVAGTDPVYTNGSYYVLRWENGGAAIVEGLEANLTIPLIADELEWRTNATYMFRSESKDTGNPLSVIPEFTINSQLEWQATQKLSTSINWTQYGRQKPRQYAENNTDLTSLSTKEISPYSVVGLNINYDITKNLRANAGINNLFDKRIYRENAGASTYNEPGRAYYAGITMSF; from the coding sequence ATGCGCATAAAGATAGCCAGTCCCGGGAGCCCGATTGCGATTTTTCTTGCAGGATTACTGAGTACGCCCGCCTTTGCTGTTGAGCTTGCGGACAAAGAAGAGCTTGCCGACGGCGATACCATGATTGTCACCGCCGAGCAGGAACTGAAACAACAGCCAGGCGTCTCGGTAATTACCGCCGAAGACCTCAAAAATAATCCTCCGGTCAACGACTTGTCTGACATCATCAGGAAAATGCCCGGCGTGAACCTGACGGGTAACAGCAACAGTGGCAACCGTGGTAACAATCGGCAAATTGATATCCGTGGGATGGGCCCGGAAAATACCCTGGTGTTGATTGATGGTGTCCCCGCAACCTCACGCAATTCAGTTCGTTACAACTGGCGTGGCGAACGAGATTCACGCGGTGATACCAACTGGGTTCCGGCCGAAATGGTAGAGCGAATTGAGGTGATTCGTGGGCCAGCTGCGGGACGGTATGGTTCGGGGGCGTCAGGTGGTGTCGTCAATATTATCACTAAACGCCCAACCAATGACTGGCACGGTTCACTCTCTCTGTTCACCAGCCAGCCGGAGGACAGTAAAGAGGGGGATACCCGTCGCGCTAACTTCAACCTCAGTGGTCCGCTTGCAGGCGACGCACTCACAATGCGTCTTTATGGCAATATTAACCGCACTGACGCCGATGCATTTGATATTAACACGGCGGAGAATGGCTCCTACGCAGCGGGACGTGAAGGTGTCCGCAATAAAGACATTAATGCCGTATTGTCATGGAAGTTAACACCACTACAGATTATTGATTTTTCCTACGGTTATAGCCGCCAGGGGAATATTTATGCGGGCGATACTCAGGCAAGCAACAGCAATATTAGTACCGATGGTTTGGTGGAATCTCTGTATGGCCAGGAGACAAACCGGATTTACCGGCAAAGTTACGGTATTTCACACACTGGCATCTGGGATTGGGGTACATCAGCGCTGAATTTCAACTATGAGAAAACCAATAACACGCGTCTGGACGAAGGTACGGCGGGGCGCACGGAAGGTATGATCGAAAGTACCGATTCATCCACCAGTCGGCTGAATAGCTATCGTGCCAGTGGTAATGTTAACTTCCCTGTACAATTATTGTTTGATCAAACGATTACCCTGGGTGCGGAATGGAACCGCGATACGCTGGATGACCCGGGTTCAATGCTCTCCACAAGTGATGCCAGCGTGTACCTGCCCGGAACCTCCGGCGATCCGTCACAACGGAGCAGCCAAAGTAGTGCCACCATCAGTTCTCTTTATTTTGAGGATAATATTTCCGCAACTGACTCCACGGAAGTCATTCCGGGTTTACGCCTCGATTATCACAACCAGTTTGGTGCCAACTGGAGTCCAAGCCTGAATATTTCTCAGGCATTGGGTAGCGATTTCACATTAAAAGCCGGTATTTCACGTGCATTCAAAGCGCCTAATCTGTACCAGTCATCTCCTGACTATCTCTTGCTAAGTCGTGGTAATGGCTGCCCTATTGGACTTTCGCAATGCTATTTACTGGGAAATGAGGACCTTGATCCTGAAATTAGCGTGAACAAAGAGATCGGGATAGAGTTCAGCCATAGCGGCTACGTCGCAGGCATCACTTATTTCCGCAACGATTACAAAAACAAAATCGTGGCAGGCACGGATCCTGTTTATACCAATGGCTCTTATTATGTGCTTCGTTGGGAAAATGGCGGCGCCGCTATTGTGGAAGGACTTGAGGCTAACCTCACCATTCCGCTTATTGCTGATGAGCTGGAGTGGCGAACCAACGCGACCTATATGTTCCGCTCTGAGAGCAAAGATACCGGTAATCCGTTGTCGGTAATCCCTGAATTCACTATCAACTCACAGCTGGAATGGCAGGCCACGCAAAAACTTAGCACAAGTATTAACTGGACACAGTATGGGCGGCAGAAACCTCGCCAGTACGCCGAAAACAACACCGATCTCACCAGCCTGAGCACGAAGGAGATCAGCCCGTATTCCGTGGTAGGACTGAATATCAATTACGATATCACCAAAAACTTGCGAGCAAATGCGGGAATTAACAATCTGTTTGATAAACGTATTTACCGTGAAAACGCCGGAGCATCGACTTACAATGAGCCAGGTCGAGCCTATTATGCCGGTATCACTATGTCGTTTTGA
- a CDS encoding sn-glycerol-3-phosphate import ATP-binding protein UgpC produces the protein MAGLKLQAVTKSWDGKTQVIQPLTVDVADGEFIVMVGPSGCGKSTLLRMVAGLEQVTSGDIWIDSQRVTDMEPKERGIAMVFQNYALYPHMTVEENMAWGLKIRGLGKEQIRQKVLEAARILELDALLTRRPRELSGGQRQRVAMGRAIVRDPAVFLFDEPLSNLDAKLRVQMRLELQQLHRRLKTTSLYVTHDQVEAMTLAQRVMVMNKGVAEQIGTPVEVYERPASRFVASFIGSPAMNLLDGNISIDGSRFELDGGDALPTGSQHLQWVGRPMTLGIRPEHIALSSQAAGGIPIVVETLEMLGADNLVHGRWGGQKVVIRLGHQERPQPGTTLWVHLPEEHLHFFDGKNGQRL, from the coding sequence ATGGCTGGTTTAAAATTACAGGCAGTAACCAAGAGCTGGGACGGTAAAACCCAGGTGATTCAGCCGCTGACCGTGGACGTTGCGGACGGCGAATTCATCGTGATGGTCGGGCCTTCTGGCTGCGGAAAATCTACGCTGCTGCGTATGGTCGCCGGGCTGGAGCAGGTAACCAGCGGGGATATCTGGATCGACAGCCAGCGCGTCACCGACATGGAACCCAAAGAGCGTGGCATCGCCATGGTGTTCCAGAACTATGCGCTCTATCCGCACATGACCGTGGAAGAGAACATGGCCTGGGGCCTGAAGATTCGCGGCCTGGGTAAAGAACAGATCCGCCAGAAGGTGCTGGAAGCTGCCCGTATTCTGGAGCTGGATGCGCTGTTAACTCGCCGCCCGCGTGAACTGTCCGGCGGCCAGCGCCAGCGTGTTGCCATGGGCCGCGCCATCGTACGCGATCCGGCGGTATTCTTGTTCGACGAACCGCTGTCTAACCTTGATGCCAAGCTGCGCGTGCAGATGCGTCTTGAACTTCAGCAGCTTCATCGCCGCCTGAAAACCACCAGCCTGTACGTAACGCACGACCAGGTTGAGGCCATGACTCTCGCCCAGCGCGTGATGGTGATGAACAAAGGCGTGGCGGAGCAGATTGGTACGCCAGTCGAGGTTTACGAACGCCCGGCGAGCCGCTTTGTGGCAAGCTTTATTGGTTCCCCGGCGATGAACCTGCTGGATGGCAACATCAGCATCGACGGCTCACGCTTTGAGCTGGACGGTGGCGATGCACTGCCGACCGGTAGCCAGCATTTGCAGTGGGTTGGCCGCCCGATGACGTTAGGTATCCGCCCGGAGCATATTGCGCTAAGCTCACAGGCTGCAGGTGGCATCCCGATTGTAGTGGAAACCCTTGAAATGCTGGGGGCCGATAACCTGGTCCACGGCCGCTGGGGCGGTCAAAAAGTGGTGATTCGCCTTGGCCATCAGGAACGTCCGCAGCCGGGCACTACGCTTTGGGTGCATCTGCCGGAAGAACATCTGCACTTCTTTGATGGCAAAAACGGACAACGTTTATGA
- a CDS encoding oxidoreductase, with translation MTLHCAFIGFGKSTTRYHLPFVLVRKDKLNVAHIFRRSEKPELEKQPQYAGIHFTSQLDDILNDPLVKLVVICTHVDSHFEYAKKALEAGKNVLVEKPFTPTLAEARELFALAKEKGLIVTPYQNRRFDACFLTMKKAIESGKLGKIVEIESHFDMYRPDAPANPGKPADGAFYGLGVHTMDQIISLFGRPDHVAYDIRSLRNKANPDDTFEAQLFYGDLKAIVKTSHLVKIDYPKFIVHGTKGSFVKYGIDQQETSLKAYIMPGEPGFGADSSVATLEYVNEVGETVREEWKPEVGDYGRVYDALYDTLIDGKPNYVREIEALTNLEILERGFEQPSPATISLA, from the coding sequence ATGACTCTGCACTGTGCCTTCATCGGCTTTGGTAAAAGTACCACCCGCTACCACCTTCCATTCGTTCTGGTTCGTAAAGACAAACTCAACGTGGCCCATATCTTCCGCCGCAGTGAAAAACCGGAACTGGAAAAGCAGCCGCAGTATGCGGGCATTCACTTCACCAGCCAGCTGGATGACATTCTCAATGATCCGCTGGTCAAACTGGTGGTGATTTGCACCCACGTTGACAGCCATTTTGAGTATGCGAAAAAGGCGCTCGAAGCGGGTAAAAACGTGCTGGTGGAAAAACCGTTCACCCCGACGCTTGCCGAAGCGCGTGAGCTGTTTGCGCTGGCAAAAGAGAAGGGCCTGATTGTCACGCCTTACCAGAACCGTCGCTTTGACGCCTGCTTCCTGACGATGAAAAAAGCCATTGAGAGCGGCAAGCTCGGCAAGATCGTGGAAATTGAAAGTCACTTCGATATGTACCGCCCGGATGCACCTGCGAACCCTGGTAAACCGGCGGACGGCGCGTTCTACGGCCTGGGTGTGCACACCATGGACCAAATCATCTCCCTGTTTGGTCGCCCGGATCACGTTGCCTATGACATCCGCAGTCTGCGGAACAAAGCCAACCCGGACGATACCTTTGAAGCCCAGCTGTTCTACGGCGACCTGAAAGCGATCGTGAAAACCAGCCATTTGGTGAAAATCGACTACCCGAAATTTATCGTACACGGCACCAAAGGCTCGTTCGTGAAGTATGGCATCGACCAGCAGGAAACCAGCCTCAAAGCGTACATCATGCCGGGTGAGCCAGGGTTCGGTGCGGACAGCAGCGTGGCGACGCTGGAGTACGTTAACGAAGTCGGGGAAACGGTGCGTGAAGAGTGGAAACCGGAAGTGGGTGACTATGGCCGCGTCTATGATGCGCTGTACGACACGTTGATCGACGGTAAGCCTAATTACGTCAGAGAAATTGAAGCTCTCACCAACCTGGAAATCCTCGAACGCGGTTTCGAACAGCCTTCTCCTGCGACAATAAGCCTCGCCTGA
- the ugpB gene encoding sn-glycerol-3-phosphate ABC transporter substrate-binding protein UgpB produces MTSLRHTALALTLGLAFASQAMAVTTIPFWHSMDGELGKEVDSLANRFNETHPDYKIVPVYKGNYDQSLAAGIAAYRSGNAPAILQVYEVGTATMMASKAIKPVYEVFKDAGIKFDESQFVPTVAGYYTDSKTGHLLSQPFNSSTPVLYYNKDAFKKAGLNPDQPPKTWQDVAAYSAKLRAAGMKCGYASGWQGWIQLENFSAWHGLPFATKNNGFDGTDAVLEFNKPEQVKHIALLEEMNKKGDFTYFGRKDESTEKFYNGDCAITTASSGSLADIRQYAKFNYGVGMMPYDADVKGAPQNAIIGGASLWVMQGKDKPTYTGVAEFMQFLAKPEIAAEWHQKTGYLPITTAAYELTRKDGFYDKNPGADTATRQMLNKPPLPFTKGLRLGNMPQIRTVVDEELESVWTGKKTPQQALDASVERGNQLLRRFEQSTKS; encoded by the coding sequence ATGACATCGTTACGACACACAGCTTTAGCGCTGACGCTTGGTCTGGCATTTGCCTCCCAGGCGATGGCCGTTACCACGATTCCTTTCTGGCATTCAATGGACGGGGAACTGGGTAAAGAAGTGGATTCTCTGGCAAACCGTTTCAATGAAACGCACCCTGATTACAAAATTGTGCCGGTTTATAAAGGCAACTACGATCAAAGCCTGGCGGCGGGTATCGCGGCATACCGTTCCGGTAACGCCCCGGCCATCCTGCAGGTATATGAAGTTGGCACCGCGACCATGATGGCTTCCAAGGCTATCAAACCGGTCTACGAAGTCTTTAAAGACGCAGGTATCAAGTTCGACGAATCTCAGTTCGTCCCGACCGTGGCCGGGTACTACACCGACTCTAAAACGGGCCACCTGCTGTCCCAGCCTTTCAACAGCTCTACCCCGGTGCTGTACTACAACAAAGACGCTTTCAAGAAAGCCGGTCTGAACCCGGATCAGCCGCCTAAAACCTGGCAGGACGTGGCGGCATACAGCGCCAAACTGCGTGCAGCGGGCATGAAGTGTGGTTACGCCAGCGGCTGGCAGGGTTGGATCCAGCTGGAGAACTTCAGCGCCTGGCACGGTCTGCCGTTTGCTACCAAAAACAACGGTTTTGACGGCACTGATGCTGTACTGGAGTTCAACAAACCTGAGCAGGTGAAACACATCGCCCTGCTGGAAGAGATGAACAAGAAGGGTGATTTCACCTACTTCGGCCGTAAAGACGAGTCCACCGAGAAGTTCTACAACGGTGACTGCGCGATCACTACCGCGTCTTCCGGCTCCCTGGCTGACATCCGTCAGTACGCGAAATTCAACTACGGCGTAGGCATGATGCCTTACGACGCAGACGTGAAAGGCGCACCACAGAACGCCATCATCGGCGGTGCAAGCCTGTGGGTTATGCAGGGCAAAGACAAGCCAACTTACACCGGCGTGGCCGAATTTATGCAATTCCTGGCTAAGCCAGAAATCGCCGCTGAATGGCACCAGAAAACTGGCTACCTGCCAATCACCACCGCCGCTTACGAGCTGACTCGTAAAGACGGCTTCTACGACAAGAACCCGGGTGCGGATACTGCGACTCGCCAGATGCTGAACAAGCCACCGTTGCCGTTCACCAAAGGCCTGCGTCTGGGCAACATGCCGCAGATCCGTACCGTGGTTGACGAAGAGCTGGAGTCCGTCTGGACCGGTAAGAAAACGCCACAGCAGGCGCTGGACGCTTCTGTTGAGCGTGGTAACCAGCTGCTGCGCCGCTTCGAGCAGTCTACCAAGTCTTAA
- the ugpA gene encoding sn-glycerol-3-phosphate ABC transporter permease UgpA, giving the protein MSSSRPVFRSSWLPYALVLPQLIITVIFFIWPAGEALWYSLQNLDPFGLSSHFVGLDNFVQLFHDSYYLDSFYTTMIFSGLVAGCGLLASLFFAALVDYVVRGSRFYQTLMLLPYAVAPAIAAVLWIFLFNPGRGLITHTLEEFGYNWNHAQNSGQAMFLVVFASVWKQISYNFLFFFAALQSIPRSLVEAAAIDGAGPVRRFFFISLPLIAPVSFFLLVVNLVYAFFDTFPVIDAATGGGPVQATTTLIYKIYREGFTGLDLSSSAAQSVVLMLLVIVLTVVQFRFVERKVRYQ; this is encoded by the coding sequence ATGTCATCATCTCGCCCGGTGTTCCGTTCAAGTTGGCTACCCTATGCGCTGGTTCTGCCGCAGCTGATCATCACCGTCATTTTCTTTATCTGGCCGGCGGGCGAAGCCCTCTGGTACTCGCTGCAAAACCTTGACCCGTTTGGTCTGTCCAGCCATTTCGTTGGCCTGGATAACTTCGTGCAGCTCTTCCACGATAGCTACTATCTGGACTCTTTCTACACCACCATGATCTTCAGTGGCCTGGTGGCGGGCTGCGGGCTTCTGGCTTCGCTGTTCTTCGCCGCGCTGGTGGATTATGTGGTGCGCGGCAGCCGTTTTTATCAAACGCTGATGCTGCTGCCTTATGCCGTTGCCCCGGCCATTGCCGCGGTGCTGTGGATCTTCCTGTTCAACCCAGGGCGCGGGCTGATTACCCACACGCTGGAAGAGTTTGGCTACAATTGGAACCACGCGCAGAACAGCGGCCAGGCCATGTTCCTGGTCGTGTTCGCGTCCGTGTGGAAGCAGATTAGCTACAACTTCCTGTTCTTCTTTGCCGCTTTGCAGTCGATTCCGCGTTCGCTGGTCGAAGCCGCAGCCATTGATGGAGCTGGCCCCGTGCGCCGCTTCTTCTTTATCTCGCTGCCGCTGATTGCCCCGGTGAGCTTCTTCCTGCTGGTGGTGAACCTGGTGTATGCCTTCTTCGACACCTTCCCGGTGATCGACGCGGCAACCGGCGGTGGCCCGGTGCAGGCAACCACCACGCTTATCTACAAGATTTATCGCGAAGGCTTTACCGGGCTGGATCTCTCTTCCTCGGCGGCGCAATCGGTGGTGCTGATGCTGCTGGTGATTGTTCTGACGGTGGTTCAGTTCCGCTTCGTTGAACGTAAGGTGCGCTACCAATGA
- the ugpQ gene encoding glycerophosphodiester phosphodiesterase — protein MSNWPYPKIVAHRGGGKLAPENTLAAIDVGARYGHTMIEFDAKLSRDGQIFLLHDDTLERTSNGWGIAGELTWDNLLKVDAGSWFSREYAGEPLPLLSQVAERCKQHGMMANIEIKPTTGLETETGKVVALAARELWAGQTAPLLSSFEIEALEAAQLAAPELPRGLLLDEWRDDWQELTTRLQCVSIHLNHQLLDEARVKALKAAGLYILVYTVNVPHRAAVLLQWGVDAICTDRIDEIGPDFSA, from the coding sequence ATGAGCAACTGGCCTTATCCAAAAATCGTCGCCCACCGTGGCGGCGGTAAACTTGCGCCGGAAAACACCCTCGCGGCAATCGACGTCGGGGCGCGTTACGGCCACACCATGATTGAGTTTGATGCCAAGCTTTCGCGCGACGGGCAAATCTTTCTGCTCCACGACGACACGCTTGAGCGCACCAGCAACGGCTGGGGCATTGCTGGTGAGCTGACCTGGGACAATCTGCTGAAAGTTGACGCGGGAAGCTGGTTCAGCCGTGAATATGCGGGCGAGCCGCTGCCGCTGCTTTCTCAGGTGGCTGAACGCTGTAAACAGCACGGCATGATGGCCAATATCGAGATCAAGCCAACCACCGGTCTGGAAACTGAAACCGGCAAAGTGGTTGCGCTGGCTGCCCGTGAACTGTGGGCAGGGCAAACGGCACCGCTGCTTTCTTCCTTTGAGATTGAGGCGCTGGAAGCCGCACAGCTTGCGGCCCCTGAACTGCCTCGTGGTCTGCTGCTGGATGAATGGCGCGATGACTGGCAGGAACTGACGACCCGGTTACAGTGCGTGTCTATTCACCTGAATCATCAACTGCTTGATGAGGCCAGGGTGAAGGCATTGAAAGCCGCTGGACTTTATATTCTGGTTTATACCGTGAACGTTCCCCACCGCGCGGCCGTGCTGCTGCAGTGGGGCGTCGATGCCATCTGTACCGACCGCATCGACGAGATAGGCCCGGACTTCTCCGCATAA
- a CDS encoding DUF2756 family protein, giving the protein MKKVWLLAALLPLTAFAQPLNTTNNPNLPVYQNPSQQRMLTQMQTQQSQQQGMLKQQIQSQNQLQQQQLQTQLNNNQQRVLQSQPGMNPLPNTNGGMLKGNNGGMLKPNSSTLPPPVTP; this is encoded by the coding sequence ATGAAAAAGGTATGGCTTCTGGCAGCCTTGCTGCCGCTAACCGCGTTCGCACAGCCGCTCAACACCACCAACAACCCTAACCTGCCGGTCTATCAGAACCCGAGCCAGCAGCGGATGCTGACGCAGATGCAAACGCAGCAGTCTCAGCAGCAGGGGATGTTAAAGCAGCAGATACAATCGCAAAATCAGCTTCAGCAACAGCAGCTTCAGACGCAGTTGAACAACAATCAGCAGCGTGTCCTGCAGTCGCAGCCTGGCATGAACCCGCTGCCGAACACCAATGGTGGGATGCTAAAAGGAAATAACGGCGGCATGTTGAAGCCAAACAGTTCAACGCTGCCGCCGCCAGTCACGCCGTAA